From Enterococcus mundtii, the proteins below share one genomic window:
- a CDS encoding DEAD/DEAH box helicase, producing MKWSIPEKVIARGRQYLQEDRVLSVVPDQEENVWHAEVLGSELYLVDLDGTAKEIDYCQCPYWEEHHYCKHTVAVELYLRSKQLSRIMQKDQKMIEPTKKTSEGELLTKGFARLKGKTSTKSLQPLVIDYHVEQIETNQYHPELSILAVYLRVGFLETPKKTYIVKNIYEFLQAYTDEENYTVNKQYQFRLEHRVFQQEDQQLLDLFAGIAQTQTLLGANGVLVKGKLDKRYLLLPIDQSKSLLERMNQSTRLKLQINDQTYHGIQFSDDAKPLSFQVKKKETQYQLTAVSDFDLFLSHYQWGIRQGTIYHLTKQQQTIYLTWKQLMKRFEEPEVAFHKKELSSLFKEILPLLDQIGTVAIDDEVTAEVADIPVEFVFVFKKMKGQIQARIDFVYGDVVFSTDERHETLAEQTTEILRDTAQEQRVLDLFRMYRYRKNKTGYERPLPEGEALYQFFRTELAVFRQFGEVRIGKKLRELYLDAQKHQPQIEVEETGSWLDIRFDVTGINEHEIDNVLQSLLRNDSFYTLESGQVLSFDSEEFQQTSKILQQFRDTIRSDDGVIQVPKNQGLMIKEQFTGSNASFGDSFQQMTQDLINPTNYEATLPKNLQAELRDYQKQGFQWLKMLGHYQFGGILADEMGLGKTLQTIAFLLSEKEEKGSLDALIVAPASLIYNWQAEVKKFAPSLSVQVINGNKKERETLLAEKVDIRVTSYASLRQDLSEYQSSTINYLVLDEAQMVKNSSTKTAQALRELHIPQRFALSGTPIENSLEELWSLFATIMPGFFPNRTRFRELTTDEIAQMIRPFVLRRDKQTVLKDLPEKTEMNLYSALTEEQKTVYLAYLRQMREEVSAMDSESFKKNRIGILAGLTRLRQICCDPRLFVEDYQGGSGKLEQVKDLLLAAKENNRRVLLFSQFTGMLTILQEELAELGLSTFYLRGSTKAQDRLTMVDAFNAGEKDVFLISLKAGGTGLNLTGADTVILYDLWWNPAIEEQAAGRAHRIGQKNVVEVWRMIAEGTIEERMDSLQQEKRELFQKVIQGNEEQLTKLTEDDIRLILSIGENDE from the coding sequence ATGAAATGGAGTATTCCGGAAAAAGTCATTGCAAGAGGGCGTCAATATTTGCAAGAAGACCGTGTGTTATCGGTTGTCCCAGATCAAGAAGAAAATGTGTGGCATGCAGAGGTTTTAGGTAGTGAGCTGTATTTAGTTGATTTAGATGGTACAGCAAAAGAAATCGACTACTGTCAATGCCCATACTGGGAAGAACATCATTATTGCAAGCACACTGTTGCAGTAGAACTTTATTTACGATCGAAACAACTTTCTCGTATCATGCAGAAAGATCAAAAAATGATCGAACCGACGAAAAAGACCAGTGAAGGAGAACTATTGACAAAAGGATTTGCCCGATTAAAAGGGAAGACTTCTACTAAATCCTTGCAACCCTTAGTGATCGATTATCATGTCGAACAGATCGAAACCAATCAATACCATCCAGAACTTTCTATTTTGGCAGTGTATCTACGTGTGGGCTTTTTAGAAACACCTAAGAAAACATACATCGTAAAAAATATTTATGAGTTTCTACAGGCGTACACGGACGAGGAAAACTATACGGTCAATAAGCAGTATCAATTCCGTTTAGAGCATCGAGTTTTCCAACAAGAAGATCAACAACTACTGGATCTATTCGCAGGTATTGCACAGACGCAAACATTGTTAGGCGCAAACGGTGTCTTGGTAAAAGGGAAATTAGACAAGCGTTACTTACTTTTGCCAATCGATCAGTCGAAATCTTTGTTAGAGCGTATGAATCAATCGACACGTTTGAAACTACAGATCAATGATCAAACTTATCATGGCATCCAATTTTCAGACGATGCGAAACCGCTAAGTTTTCAAGTCAAGAAGAAAGAAACACAGTATCAACTGACTGCCGTAAGTGACTTTGATTTGTTTTTGTCTCACTACCAGTGGGGGATCAGACAAGGTACTATCTATCATTTGACTAAGCAGCAACAGACGATCTATTTGACTTGGAAACAACTGATGAAACGTTTTGAAGAGCCAGAAGTTGCCTTTCACAAAAAAGAATTGTCTTCTTTATTTAAAGAAATTTTACCACTTTTAGATCAGATAGGAACCGTTGCTATTGACGATGAAGTGACGGCAGAAGTCGCAGATATTCCAGTAGAGTTTGTCTTTGTTTTTAAAAAAATGAAAGGGCAAATCCAAGCAAGAATCGATTTTGTATATGGAGATGTTGTGTTCTCCACAGATGAACGACATGAAACGCTTGCTGAGCAAACTACCGAAATATTGAGAGATACGGCGCAAGAACAGCGGGTCCTTGATTTGTTTCGTATGTACCGTTACCGGAAAAATAAAACGGGCTACGAACGTCCATTACCAGAAGGTGAAGCATTGTATCAGTTTTTCCGGACAGAATTAGCTGTTTTTCGTCAATTTGGAGAAGTCCGTATAGGAAAAAAATTACGGGAATTATATCTAGACGCACAAAAACACCAACCACAGATCGAAGTAGAAGAAACAGGATCATGGCTAGATATCCGCTTTGATGTCACAGGAATCAACGAGCATGAAATCGACAATGTTTTGCAGAGTCTGTTAAGAAATGATTCATTTTATACCTTAGAAAGTGGACAGGTATTATCGTTTGATTCAGAAGAATTCCAACAAACAAGCAAAATCCTACAACAGTTCAGAGATACGATCCGTTCAGACGATGGCGTTATCCAAGTGCCAAAAAATCAAGGATTGATGATCAAAGAACAATTTACGGGAAGTAATGCTAGTTTTGGCGATTCTTTCCAACAAATGACTCAAGACTTGATCAATCCTACGAATTACGAAGCTACTTTACCAAAGAATTTGCAAGCTGAGCTTAGAGACTATCAGAAGCAAGGCTTCCAATGGTTGAAAATGTTAGGTCATTATCAGTTTGGTGGCATTTTAGCTGATGAAATGGGTCTAGGGAAAACGTTGCAGACCATTGCTTTTCTGCTTTCGGAGAAAGAAGAAAAAGGTTCATTGGACGCCTTGATCGTAGCACCGGCGAGTTTGATCTATAACTGGCAAGCCGAAGTGAAAAAATTTGCTCCCTCATTGAGTGTCCAAGTGATCAATGGCAATAAGAAAGAGCGAGAAACTTTGTTAGCTGAAAAAGTAGATATTCGTGTTACTTCTTATGCGAGCTTACGTCAGGATCTTTCAGAATATCAATCATCGACGATTAATTATTTAGTCTTAGATGAAGCGCAAATGGTGAAAAATAGCAGCACAAAGACTGCTCAAGCTTTACGAGAGTTGCATATTCCACAGCGGTTTGCTTTGAGTGGGACACCAATCGAAAATAGCCTTGAAGAACTATGGTCACTATTTGCTACGATCATGCCAGGGTTCTTTCCGAATCGGACACGTTTTAGAGAATTGACGACAGATGAAATCGCGCAAATGATCCGACCTTTTGTCTTAAGACGAGATAAGCAAACAGTTCTCAAAGATTTACCAGAAAAAACTGAAATGAATCTTTATTCTGCGTTGACGGAAGAACAAAAAACAGTGTACCTTGCTTATTTGAGACAAATGCGTGAAGAAGTATCAGCTATGGATTCAGAGTCATTCAAAAAGAATCGGATCGGCATCTTGGCAGGACTGACACGTTTACGTCAAATTTGTTGTGATCCTCGTTTGTTTGTAGAAGACTACCAAGGTGGATCAGGTAAGTTAGAACAAGTAAAAGATTTATTACTAGCTGCAAAAGAAAATAACCGTCGTGTCCTGTTGTTCTCCCAATTTACGGGTATGTTGACGATCCTTCAAGAGGAATTAGCTGAATTAGGGCTAAGTACCTTTTATTTACGAGGAAGTACAAAGGCACAAGATCGTTTAACCATGGTCGATGCTTTCAACGCGGGTGAAAAAGATGTCTTTCTTATTTCACTTAAAGCAGGAGGGACTGGATTAAATCTAACTGGCGCAGATACAGTCATCCTTTATGATTTATGGTGGAATCCAGCGATCGAAGAACAAGCTGCTGGAAGAGCCCATCGTATTGGACAAAAAAATGTTGTTGAAGTATGGCGAATGATTGCTGAAGGAACAATCGAAGAACGAATGGATTCTTTACAGCAAGAAAAACGGGAATTATTCCAAAAAGTGATTCAAGGAAACGAAGAACAATTGACGAAATTAACAGAAGACGATATTCGTTTGATTCTAAGTATTGGTGAAAATGACGAATAA
- the spxA gene encoding transcriptional regulator SpxA, with protein MLTLYTSPSCTSCRKARAWLQEHQIPFVERNIFSEPLNSSELKAILQMTEDGTEEIISTRSKVFQKLNMDLDELPLQELLELVQNNPGLLRRPIMIDNKRLQVGFNEDEIRRFLPRDVRQLELRQAQLMAGL; from the coding sequence TTGTTAACACTATATACTTCCCCAAGTTGTACTTCCTGCAGAAAGGCTCGTGCGTGGTTGCAAGAGCATCAGATTCCATTTGTAGAGCGAAATATTTTTTCAGAACCTCTTAATAGTTCTGAATTAAAAGCAATTTTACAAATGACGGAAGACGGAACAGAAGAAATTATTTCTACCCGTTCAAAAGTTTTCCAAAAGTTAAATATGGATCTTGATGAGTTACCATTACAAGAACTTTTAGAGCTTGTACAAAACAATCCTGGTTTGTTACGTAGACCAATTATGATCGATAACAAACGTCTACAAGTCGGCTTTAATGAAGATGAAATCCGTCGTTTCTTACCACGAGATGTTCGTCAATTAGAATTACGTCAAGCCCAGCTAATGGCTGGTTTATAG
- a CDS encoding HAD family hydrolase produces the protein MIKSVVFDVDDTMYDQQQPFKNSVKSVVPQVTEEDMHGLYMRFRHHSDENFPKVMAGEWTLDYMRAHRISQSLIDLGYSPISDEKCLVFQEVYEEELANISLHPEVKKTLDFLKEKNVPLGIITNGPTDHQTKKLNQLQLTNWIPADCMLVSQATGFQKPEKEIFQLAEKTFNMSPNETLYVGDNYENDVLGAKSANWQTLWFNHRKRSINERPVCDVEINEFDQLLSAIKTAVGEAQLV, from the coding sequence TTGATTAAATCAGTTGTATTTGATGTTGACGATACAATGTATGATCAGCAACAACCATTTAAGAATTCAGTTAAAAGTGTGGTACCTCAAGTAACAGAAGAAGATATGCATGGATTATATATGCGTTTCCGCCATCACAGCGATGAGAATTTTCCAAAAGTCATGGCTGGAGAATGGACACTTGATTATATGCGTGCACACCGCATTAGTCAGTCCTTGATCGATCTAGGTTATTCACCTATCTCTGATGAAAAATGCTTAGTTTTCCAAGAAGTCTACGAAGAGGAACTAGCAAATATCTCTCTTCATCCTGAAGTAAAAAAAACACTTGATTTTCTTAAAGAAAAAAATGTTCCATTAGGGATCATCACCAATGGACCAACTGATCATCAAACAAAAAAATTAAATCAACTTCAATTAACAAATTGGATTCCTGCTGATTGTATGCTAGTTTCTCAAGCAACTGGCTTTCAAAAACCAGAAAAGGAAATCTTCCAATTAGCCGAGAAAACTTTCAATATGTCACCTAATGAAACACTATACGTTGGCGATAATTACGAAAACGATGTGTTAGGTGCTAAGAGTGCCAATTGGCAGACGTTATGGTTCAATCACCGCAAGCGTTCCATCAACGAGCGTCCGGTGTGTGATGTAGAGATCAACGAATTCGATCAACTACTATCCGCTATAAAAACTGCTGTAGGAGAGGCTCAGCTTGTCTGA